The following proteins are encoded in a genomic region of Enterocloster clostridioformis:
- the priA gene encoding replication restart helicase PriA has protein sequence MAHRYASIIIDISHENVDRTFQYRIPEELRGKIQVGQQVRIPFGQGNRQRKGYVVDLTDQAQIDVHKLKDVAGIVQGSVAAESQLIWLAWWMKERYGSTMNQALKTVLPVKQKVREAPKRKIRTLVGKGVLKELAEEAGRKKHKAKLRLLDALLQTGTIPYEEAMNRLSLTPSAIKPLLEAGIIAVEVVEKYRNPLEEMKLLMGSQERKQDVSDEQESGLWGAPPELNPFQREIADAVIGEYGQGIRRTYLLHGVTGSGKTEVYMELIAYVLSAGRQVIVLIPEISLTWQTVMRFYSRFGNRVSVMNSRMSAGERYDQYERARTGDIDIVIGPRSALFAPFENLGLIIIDEEHENAYKSELSPRYDAREAAAKRAQMNDASLILGSATPSLESYTRALRGEYGLFTLKERAKEDACLPRVEIVDLREELKEGNRSVFSRRLKALIEERLEKREQVMLFINRRGYANFVSCRSCGEAVRCPHCDVTLTLHRDGRMMCHYCGYSIPQPKKCPVCGSPYIAPFGTGTQKIEAMAAELFPKARILRMDLDTTSKKGGHQEILSSFARGEADILIGTQMIVKGHDFSKVTLVGALAADLSLYASDYRCAEQTFALLTQAAGRAGRGQLAGNVVIQTYQPDHYSIRTAATQDYVSFYRQEMAYRRLLGYPPAVALLTVQMACPAEGTLARTADLAAGWVQQWADRMEQEKVQGYKSFRLIGPVNAAVYKVNDIYRKILYIKHENYDILIQIRKMTEEGLKGLEGRDGLTVQYDLT, from the coding sequence GTGGCGCATAGATATGCCAGTATTATCATAGATATTTCCCATGAAAATGTGGACAGGACATTCCAGTACAGGATACCGGAGGAGCTCCGGGGAAAGATTCAGGTGGGGCAGCAGGTCCGCATACCCTTTGGGCAGGGAAACAGACAGCGCAAGGGGTATGTGGTGGATCTGACTGACCAGGCTCAGATAGATGTCCATAAACTGAAGGATGTGGCTGGGATTGTGCAGGGAAGCGTGGCTGCAGAGTCCCAGCTTATTTGGCTGGCCTGGTGGATGAAGGAGCGGTATGGATCCACCATGAATCAGGCCTTAAAAACAGTTCTGCCTGTGAAACAGAAGGTCAGGGAGGCTCCCAAGCGGAAAATCCGCACCCTGGTGGGCAAGGGGGTGCTTAAAGAGCTGGCGGAGGAAGCCGGGAGAAAGAAACATAAGGCTAAGCTGCGGCTTTTAGATGCGCTGCTTCAGACCGGCACCATTCCCTATGAGGAGGCCATGAACCGGCTGAGCCTTACGCCTTCAGCCATTAAGCCTCTTCTGGAGGCTGGAATCATAGCCGTGGAGGTGGTGGAGAAATACCGGAATCCCCTGGAGGAAATGAAGCTGCTTATGGGCAGCCAGGAGAGAAAACAGGACGTTTCGGATGAACAGGAATCAGGTCTGTGGGGCGCTCCGCCTGAGCTGAATCCGTTCCAGCGGGAGATTGCAGATGCTGTCATAGGGGAGTACGGCCAGGGAATCCGGCGGACCTATCTGCTTCACGGGGTGACGGGAAGCGGTAAGACGGAAGTTTACATGGAGCTGATTGCCTATGTGCTGTCGGCGGGACGTCAGGTGATTGTGCTGATTCCGGAGATTTCCCTTACCTGGCAGACCGTCATGCGGTTTTACAGCCGCTTTGGCAACCGGGTTTCGGTGATGAATTCCCGTATGTCTGCCGGTGAACGGTACGACCAGTATGAACGGGCCAGGACAGGGGATATTGACATCGTCATCGGTCCGCGTTCCGCCCTTTTCGCTCCCTTTGAAAACCTGGGGCTTATCATCATTGACGAGGAGCATGAAAACGCTTATAAGAGCGAACTGTCCCCCCGCTATGATGCCAGGGAGGCGGCGGCTAAGCGGGCTCAGATGAATGATGCCTCCCTTATACTGGGGTCAGCCACCCCTTCCCTGGAATCCTACACCAGGGCTTTAAGGGGAGAGTACGGGCTTTTTACCCTGAAGGAGAGGGCAAAGGAGGACGCCTGCCTTCCCCGGGTTGAGATCGTGGATTTGCGGGAAGAATTAAAGGAGGGGAACCGATCTGTTTTCAGCAGGCGTCTGAAAGCGCTGATAGAGGAACGGCTGGAAAAGAGGGAACAGGTCATGCTGTTTATCAACCGCAGGGGCTATGCCAATTTTGTGTCCTGCCGTTCCTGCGGCGAGGCTGTCAGATGCCCTCACTGCGATGTTACTTTGACACTGCACCGGGATGGCCGCATGATGTGCCATTACTGCGGGTACTCCATTCCCCAGCCAAAGAAATGTCCTGTCTGCGGTTCACCATATATTGCGCCTTTTGGCACCGGGACCCAGAAAATTGAGGCCATGGCAGCAGAGCTTTTTCCTAAGGCCAGGATTCTCAGGATGGATTTGGATACCACCTCCAAAAAAGGCGGACATCAGGAGATTCTTTCCTCCTTTGCCAGGGGAGAGGCGGATATACTCATAGGCACCCAGATGATTGTCAAGGGGCATGATTTTTCAAAGGTGACTCTGGTGGGGGCCCTGGCAGCGGATTTATCCCTCTATGCCTCGGACTACAGGTGCGCAGAACAGACCTTTGCCCTTTTGACCCAGGCGGCCGGGCGGGCGGGAAGAGGGCAGCTGGCCGGAAATGTGGTGATACAGACCTATCAGCCGGATCATTACAGCATACGCACGGCGGCCACCCAGGATTACGTGAGCTTTTACAGGCAGGAGATGGCTTACAGAAGACTGCTGGGATATCCTCCCGCAGTGGCGCTGCTCACCGTGCAGATGGCGTGTCCGGCAGAAGGGACCCTGGCCCGTACAGCGGATCTGGCAGCAGGGTGGGTGCAGCAGTGGGCGGATCGCATGGAGCAGGAAAAAGTACAGGGATACAAGTCCTTCCGGCTCATAGGACCGGTCAATGCAGCGGTATACAAAGTTAATGATATTTATAGAAAAATTTTATATATAAAGCATGAAAATTATGATATACTGATACAGATTAGGAAAATGACGGAAGAGGGCCTAAAGGGGTTAGAAGGCCGTGATGGACTGACTGTGCAGTACGATTTAACATGA
- a CDS encoding M18 family aminopeptidase has translation MNIDREDCLSTAKELISFLEKSPTCFHAVQSIADCLEEAGFTQLHEGEKWELTEGGSYFVTRNGSSIVSFKVPGKAFSSFQIMASHSDSPSFKIKENPEMEAENHYVKLNVEKYGGMLCAPWFDRPLSVAGRLAVKEGNRIATKLVKVDRDLLMIPNLAIHFNREVNDGYKYNAQVDMLPLYGGADAKGTFMETVAESAGVKREDILGHDLYLYNRVPGSIWGASGEFLSCGRLDDLQCAFSTLKGFLEGGHPDCVSVHAVFDNEEIGSLTKQGADSTFLEDVLRRINSAMGRSGEEYLMAIASSFMVSADNAHAAHPNHGDKSDPVNRPYMNEGIVIKYSTKYATDGLSAAVFRAVCQEEGIPCQAFTNRSDKAGGSTLGNISNSHVALNTVDIGLPQLSMHSPYETAGIKDTCYLIRAAKRFYSTSMRAMGSGSYEMRQ, from the coding sequence ATGAATATAGACAGAGAAGACTGTTTAAGCACAGCCAAAGAACTCATCAGTTTTCTTGAAAAAAGCCCCACCTGCTTTCACGCGGTACAGTCCATTGCGGACTGTCTTGAGGAGGCGGGCTTCACACAGCTTCATGAGGGCGAGAAATGGGAGCTCACAGAGGGCGGTTCCTACTTTGTGACCAGGAACGGTTCATCCATCGTGTCCTTTAAGGTGCCGGGAAAAGCATTTTCCAGTTTCCAGATTATGGCCAGCCACAGCGATTCTCCTTCTTTTAAAATCAAGGAAAATCCTGAGATGGAGGCAGAAAATCACTATGTAAAGCTGAACGTGGAGAAATACGGCGGTATGCTGTGCGCTCCCTGGTTTGACCGTCCCCTTTCCGTGGCGGGCCGTCTGGCTGTGAAGGAGGGAAACCGCATTGCCACAAAGCTGGTAAAGGTGGACCGGGACCTGCTTATGATACCAAACCTGGCCATTCATTTTAACCGCGAGGTCAATGACGGATATAAGTATAATGCCCAGGTGGACATGCTGCCCTTATACGGCGGAGCGGACGCAAAGGGAACCTTCATGGAAACTGTTGCTGAGAGCGCAGGGGTTAAAAGGGAGGATATCCTGGGACACGATCTCTATCTCTACAACCGTGTGCCGGGAAGCATCTGGGGGGCCAGCGGGGAGTTCCTGTCCTGCGGCCGTTTAGACGATTTACAGTGCGCGTTTTCCACCTTGAAGGGATTTCTGGAGGGCGGCCATCCGGACTGTGTGAGCGTTCACGCGGTATTTGACAATGAAGAGATAGGCAGCCTGACCAAGCAGGGGGCTGACTCCACCTTCCTGGAGGATGTGCTGAGACGGATTAACAGCGCCATGGGAAGGAGCGGGGAGGAGTACCTGATGGCCATTGCCTCCAGCTTCATGGTTTCCGCTGACAATGCCCACGCAGCCCACCCCAACCATGGAGACAAATCAGACCCCGTAAACCGTCCCTACATGAATGAGGGAATCGTCATCAAATACAGCACAAAGTACGCCACGGACGGACTTTCAGCCGCCGTGTTCAGGGCGGTGTGCCAGGAAGAGGGAATACCCTGCCAGGCATTTACCAACCGTTCCGACAAGGCAGGGGGGTCCACTCTGGGCAATATTTCCAACAGCCATGTGGCTCTGAATACAGTGGACATCGGACTGCCCCAGCTATCCATGCACTCCCCGTACGAGACAGCGGGAATCAAGGATACCTGCTATCTGATTCGGGCCGCAAAGAGGTTCTACAGCACCTCCATGAGGGCCATGGGTTCCGGGAGCTACGAAATGCGGCAATAA
- a CDS encoding APC family permease, with protein MQQKDDKKILWHTLAFMAFSTVWGFGNVINGFSEYGGLKAIVSWILIFAIYFVPYALMVGELGSTFKHAGGGVSSWIRETIGPKMAYYAGWTYWVVHMPYISQKPNSTVIAASWALFQDKRASGMNTTVMQILCLVIFLFAMYLSGKGIGVLKRLATLAGSAMFIMSMLFIAMMVAAPALTDGAFLAVDWSPSSFIPDFNANFFLSLSILVFAVGGCEKISPYVNKMKDPSGDFAKGMVALAAMVAVTAILGTIALGMMFDSNHIPQDLMTNGAYYAFQKLGEYYHVGNFFVVVYALTNLIGQFSVMVLSVDAPLRMLLDSADSRFIPSRMFEKNEHGTYVNGHRLVTLIVCVLIVVPAFGIRNVDVLVRWLVKVNSVCMPLRYLWVFVAYIALKRAGNAFCGEYRFVKGKAAGILVGGWCFAFTAFACLTGIYSDDPFQLALNIVTPFVLVGLGFIMPWMAAKEKKS; from the coding sequence ATGCAGCAGAAAGATGATAAGAAGATTCTCTGGCATACCCTGGCTTTCATGGCCTTTTCAACAGTCTGGGGATTTGGGAATGTGATAAACGGATTCTCGGAGTACGGCGGATTAAAGGCCATTGTATCCTGGATTCTTATATTTGCCATTTATTTTGTGCCCTATGCACTGATGGTGGGAGAGCTGGGCTCCACCTTCAAGCATGCCGGAGGCGGTGTCAGCTCCTGGATTCGTGAGACCATAGGGCCTAAGATGGCTTACTACGCGGGCTGGACCTACTGGGTGGTCCATATGCCCTATATCTCCCAAAAACCAAATTCCACTGTAATTGCAGCCAGCTGGGCCCTGTTTCAGGACAAGAGGGCCAGCGGCATGAATACCACGGTGATGCAGATTCTGTGCCTGGTCATTTTCCTGTTTGCCATGTACCTGTCCGGCAAGGGTATAGGGGTGTTAAAGAGGCTTGCCACGCTGGCAGGTTCCGCCATGTTCATTATGTCCATGCTGTTCATTGCCATGATGGTGGCTGCTCCGGCCCTGACAGACGGTGCCTTCTTAGCCGTTGACTGGTCCCCCTCATCCTTCATACCGGACTTTAACGCCAACTTTTTCCTGAGCCTTTCCATCCTGGTTTTCGCGGTGGGAGGATGTGAGAAGATTTCCCCCTATGTAAATAAGATGAAGGATCCTTCCGGGGATTTTGCAAAGGGCATGGTGGCCCTGGCAGCCATGGTGGCTGTGACCGCCATCCTGGGCACCATTGCCCTGGGCATGATGTTTGATTCCAACCATATTCCCCAGGACCTGATGACCAACGGCGCCTACTACGCGTTCCAGAAGCTGGGCGAATATTATCATGTGGGGAATTTTTTCGTGGTGGTATACGCGCTGACCAATCTGATTGGACAGTTTTCCGTTATGGTCCTGTCCGTGGACGCGCCCCTCAGGATGCTCTTAGACAGCGCGGATTCCCGTTTCATTCCCAGCAGGATGTTTGAGAAAAATGAACATGGCACCTATGTGAACGGACACCGGCTGGTGACTCTCATTGTCTGCGTACTGATTGTGGTCCCTGCCTTTGGCATCAGGAACGTGGACGTTCTGGTGCGCTGGCTGGTCAAGGTAAACTCGGTGTGCATGCCCCTGCGTTATCTGTGGGTCTTTGTGGCATATATTGCCTTAAAACGGGCCGGGAATGCGTTCTGCGGCGAGTACAGGTTTGTGAAGGGGAAAGCAGCAGGTATCCTGGTGGGCGGCTGGTGTTTTGCATTCACGGCCTTCGCTTGCCTGACAGGCATTTACTCAGATGACCCCTTCCAGCTGGCTCTGAATATCGTAACTCCCTTTGTGCTGGTAGGACTTGGGTTCATTATGCCATGGATGGCAGCAAAGGAGAAAAAAAGTTAA
- a CDS encoding TetR/AcrR family transcriptional regulator, with protein MPPKAKITKEMILNTVLDITREAGFESVNARSISGRLQCSTRPIFTCYENMDELKREFLDYAYEFYSQYVEDFSGSENINPCLVLPVSYIEFAKEETHLFRLLFINHMELSMEEPKDFYKEAGNEKREKIFSDAVGIEPEPAKAIFMDLFLYSHGIAVLAAAQKITLDRNRIEKMAANMLTALIRQEKPDWTLSL; from the coding sequence ATGCCGCCCAAAGCAAAGATAACGAAAGAAATGATTCTGAATACGGTTCTGGACATTACAAGAGAGGCAGGGTTTGAGTCTGTCAATGCCAGGAGTATTTCAGGCAGATTACAATGTTCCACGCGGCCTATTTTTACATGTTATGAGAACATGGATGAGTTAAAAAGGGAATTTCTTGATTATGCTTATGAATTTTACAGTCAGTATGTTGAGGATTTCAGCGGTTCTGAAAACATAAATCCATGTCTGGTTCTGCCGGTTTCGTACATTGAGTTTGCCAAAGAAGAGACGCATCTGTTCAGGCTTTTATTCATAAACCATATGGAACTGAGCATGGAGGAGCCAAAGGATTTCTATAAGGAGGCTGGCAACGAAAAGAGGGAAAAGATATTTTCGGATGCCGTTGGAATTGAACCGGAGCCGGCAAAAGCAATATTCATGGATTTATTCCTTTATTCCCATGGCATAGCAGTCCTGGCAGCGGCGCAAAAAATAACATTAGACAGGAACCGCATAGAAAAAATGGCTGCAAACATGCTGACAGCTCTCATAAGACAGGAAAAACCGGACTGGACATTATCCCTTTAG
- a CDS encoding MATE family efflux transporter — translation MFSRKQMIKLLAPLIVEQIMAVLVGMVDVVMVAAVGESAVSGVSLVDSISVLIIQIMGALATGGAVISAQYLGKEQPRDARKAAGQLILVTMLVSVIIAGTALVGGPQLLGGIFGKVEQDVMDNAQTYFWITALSYPFIGLYNACAALFRSMGNSKVSMMTSFVMNMINIIGNAICVFGLKMGVAGVAWPTLISRVTAAFMMFVLIQSRNNSIRLNSWKFLIPDRHMIKNILSIGIPNGLENGMFQFGKIFLQSLVSSLGTVSIASFAVASNLVTVLYLPGNAIGLGLVTIVGQCVGAGRLKEARNDTKSLILVVYGILAVFSTAMVIWSGPLVGIYHLSPQAALMARELLLIHSIAMIIWPLAFIIPHALRASLDAKFTMAVSVFSMWVFRIGFAYLFVYIFDLGLSGVWYGMFIDWIFRALMFSGRFKGFEKRAGVVE, via the coding sequence ATGTTTTCCAGAAAACAAATGATAAAGCTTCTGGCGCCCCTTATTGTGGAACAAATCATGGCGGTGCTGGTGGGAATGGTGGACGTGGTGATGGTGGCCGCGGTAGGGGAATCCGCGGTGTCCGGCGTTTCCCTGGTGGATTCCATCAGCGTCTTAATCATACAAATCATGGGAGCTCTGGCTACCGGAGGAGCCGTCATATCGGCCCAGTACCTGGGCAAGGAGCAGCCCAGGGATGCCAGGAAGGCAGCCGGACAGCTGATTCTGGTGACCATGCTTGTTTCTGTCATCATTGCCGGCACAGCTCTTGTAGGGGGACCCCAGCTGCTGGGAGGCATATTTGGAAAAGTGGAACAGGACGTCATGGACAATGCACAGACCTATTTCTGGATCACAGCACTGTCCTATCCCTTCATCGGACTCTACAATGCCTGCGCGGCCCTGTTCCGTTCCATGGGCAACTCAAAGGTATCCATGATGACCTCCTTTGTCATGAATATGATCAACATTATAGGAAACGCAATCTGCGTATTCGGTCTTAAAATGGGCGTGGCCGGAGTGGCGTGGCCTACCCTTATAAGCCGTGTGACGGCTGCTTTTATGATGTTCGTCCTCATACAGAGCAGGAACAATTCCATCCGTCTCAACAGCTGGAAGTTCCTGATTCCGGACCGTCATATGATAAAGAACATCCTGTCTATCGGAATTCCCAACGGGCTGGAAAACGGCATGTTCCAGTTCGGCAAGATATTCCTTCAGAGTCTGGTTTCCTCTCTGGGGACAGTATCCATAGCCAGCTTTGCCGTGGCCAGCAATCTGGTGACGGTCCTCTATCTTCCGGGAAATGCCATCGGCTTAGGCCTGGTGACCATAGTGGGCCAATGCGTCGGCGCCGGCCGTCTGAAGGAAGCAAGGAACGACACAAAGTCCCTTATTCTGGTGGTTTATGGAATCCTGGCCGTATTCAGCACTGCCATGGTCATCTGGTCCGGCCCGCTGGTGGGAATCTATCATCTGTCCCCCCAGGCAGCCCTCATGGCCCGTGAGCTGCTCCTGATCCACAGCATAGCCATGATAATATGGCCCCTGGCCTTCATCATCCCTCACGCCCTGAGGGCCTCCCTGGACGCAAAGTTCACCATGGCGGTATCCGTATTCTCCATGTGGGTATTCCGAATCGGGTTTGCATACCTCTTTGTATACATATTTGACCTGGGCCTTTCCGGGGTATGGTACGGCATGTTCATTGACTGGATATTCCGGGCATTGATGTTTTCAGGAAGGTTTAAGGGGTTTGAGAAGAGAGCGGGGGTTGTGGAGTGA
- a CDS encoding UDP-N-acetylmuramoyl-L-alanyl-D-glutamate--2,6-diaminopimelate ligase, translating to MILRTWLNELDYELVRGSLDAEVTEVVYDSRKAVPGAVFVCMAGTRVDSHCFVPDVLRAGVRVLVTERDVEEELAASGLTEDEMGRVTILKTAEGRKSLALLSAARFGYPATGMITIGVTGTKGKTTTTHMIKAILEAAGKKVGMIGTTGTVINGQVTPTMNTTPESYELHQSFAKMAEAGCQYMIMEVSSQGIKMHRVDGISFDYGIFTNISPDHIGPDEHADFAEYLYCKSRLLNMCRIGLVNLNDGHFKEIVKDASCRLYTYRVKEDRETKADFEASNIRYVSRPDFVGTEFDVAGKLDMDVRLGIPGLFNVDNALAALCVCSFLGLPKERIVHALEHIRVNGRMEIVHTSSRCTVLVDYAHNAVSMESLLTTLRQYHPKRLVVVFGCGGNRSKDRRYTMGEIGGRLADLSIITADNSRYEKVEDIMADIRGSIEKTGGAFLEIPDRRDAIRHSILHAKPGDMIAVIGKGHEDYQEINGVRHHFLDREVIEETIKELGDEIQYDRNNG from the coding sequence ATGATACTTAGAACCTGGTTAAATGAGCTGGATTATGAACTTGTCAGGGGAAGCCTGGATGCGGAGGTCACAGAGGTGGTCTATGACTCCAGAAAGGCAGTGCCCGGCGCTGTGTTTGTGTGTATGGCGGGGACCCGCGTGGATTCCCACTGTTTTGTTCCCGATGTGCTGCGCGCAGGCGTCCGCGTGCTTGTGACGGAGCGGGACGTTGAGGAGGAGCTGGCTGCCTCAGGACTTACGGAGGATGAGATGGGCCGGGTGACAATACTTAAAACAGCGGAGGGCAGGAAAAGCCTGGCTCTTCTCTCGGCAGCCAGGTTCGGCTATCCTGCGACAGGAATGATCACCATTGGCGTCACGGGAACAAAGGGAAAAACCACCACCACCCATATGATAAAAGCCATTCTTGAGGCGGCGGGAAAAAAGGTGGGGATGATAGGCACCACAGGCACGGTGATCAATGGCCAGGTGACCCCAACCATGAATACCACGCCGGAATCCTATGAACTGCACCAGTCCTTCGCGAAAATGGCGGAGGCAGGCTGCCAGTATATGATTATGGAGGTGTCGTCCCAGGGAATCAAGATGCACCGGGTGGACGGCATCTCCTTTGACTACGGCATTTTTACCAATATATCCCCGGACCACATAGGACCGGATGAGCACGCTGATTTTGCGGAATATCTTTACTGCAAATCGCGCCTTTTGAATATGTGCAGGATAGGGCTGGTGAACTTAAATGACGGGCATTTTAAAGAAATCGTGAAGGATGCGTCCTGCAGGCTCTATACGTACCGCGTAAAGGAAGACAGGGAGACGAAAGCTGACTTTGAGGCGTCCAATATCCGGTATGTGTCCCGGCCGGACTTTGTGGGCACAGAGTTTGACGTCGCAGGAAAACTGGACATGGACGTCCGCCTGGGAATCCCCGGCCTGTTTAACGTGGACAATGCCCTGGCAGCCCTGTGCGTATGCTCCTTTCTGGGACTTCCAAAAGAGAGGATTGTCCACGCCCTGGAGCACATACGTGTCAATGGACGCATGGAAATCGTCCACACCTCATCCAGGTGCACGGTCCTGGTGGACTATGCCCATAACGCGGTGAGCATGGAGAGCCTTCTTACCACTCTGCGCCAGTATCATCCCAAACGCCTGGTGGTTGTATTTGGATGCGGCGGAAACCGTTCCAAGGACAGACGCTACACCATGGGCGAAATCGGAGGAAGACTGGCCGATCTGAGCATCATCACGGCAGACAACTCCAGGTATGAAAAGGTGGAGGACATCATGGCGGATATCCGGGGAAGTATCGAGAAAACAGGCGGGGCCTTCCTTGAGATTCCTGACAGAAGGGACGCAATCCGCCACAGTATCCTTCACGCCAAGCCGGGGGATATGATAGCTGTCATCGGCAAAGGACACGAGGATTATCAGGAAATCAACGGTGTGCGCCATCACTTCCTGGACAGGGAAGTCATTGAAGAAACCATAAAAGAGTTGGGAGACGAGATACAGTATGACAGGAATAACGGTTAA
- a CDS encoding class I SAM-dependent methyltransferase, producing MKTNQYIIDYYNSYDEDSRLSPKHGTVEFLTTMRYIEKYIKPGSRVLEIGAGTGRYSHALARQGYMVDAVELVPHNIEVFRRHMLPTEHITITQGNALDLSAFPDNRYDITLLLGPLYHLYSKEEKRQALGEAIRVTKQGGIIFAAYVISDGCLLDEGFNRGNINAAEYIKNGLLDPETFAAKSEPKDLFELVRKEDIDDLMSIFPTTRLHYAAADGCALLIREAIDKMDDETFKLYLKYHYATCERKDLTGITSHAIDIFQK from the coding sequence ATGAAAACAAATCAATACATCATTGATTATTACAATAGCTATGACGAGGACAGCCGACTGAGTCCAAAGCATGGGACCGTGGAATTTCTGACAACCATGCGCTACATAGAAAAATACATAAAACCCGGAAGCCGTGTTCTTGAAATCGGAGCCGGAACCGGCCGTTATTCCCATGCGCTGGCGCGTCAGGGATACATGGTTGACGCAGTGGAACTGGTCCCCCATAACATCGAAGTATTCCGCAGGCATATGCTGCCAACAGAACATATAACAATTACCCAGGGCAATGCACTGGACCTATCTGCGTTTCCTGACAACCGATATGACATCACGCTGCTGTTGGGTCCCCTATACCATCTGTACAGCAAAGAAGAAAAGCGCCAGGCATTGGGCGAGGCCATCCGCGTCACAAAGCAGGGAGGCATAATCTTTGCCGCATACGTCATATCCGACGGCTGTCTCCTGGACGAAGGATTCAACCGCGGCAATATCAATGCAGCTGAATACATAAAAAACGGACTGCTGGACCCCGAAACATTTGCAGCCAAATCCGAGCCAAAGGATTTGTTTGAGCTTGTACGCAAAGAAGACATCGACGATTTGATGTCCATATTCCCAACAACACGCCTGCATTATGCGGCGGCTGACGGCTGTGCGCTGCTCATACGGGAAGCAATCGACAAAATGGACGATGAAACATTCAAATTATATTTAAAATACCACTACGCCACCTGTGAACGGAAAGACTTAACAGGCATCACCAGCCATGCAATTGACATATTCCAAAAATAA
- a CDS encoding UDP-N-acetylmuramoyl-tripeptide--D-alanyl-D-alanine ligase has product MTGITVKELLEATGGNLLLGQEDQHAGHISLDSRKMEGDDLFVPIVGERVDAHRFLCQAIASGAAAVFTSEHHCWEDVKASVRQQCGGNREQEKKALGAAWIEVPDTKKALQDLGSFCRKRLTLPLVGITGSVGKTTTREMIAEALSAGFLVYKTPGNSNSQVGVPITIAEIPQSAEIGVIELGMSEPGEMERIARVARVDCAVMTNIGVAHIEQLGSQEHILEEKLHIQDGMPAEGILFLNGDDPLLASVVPKEGRKRVLYGLGRDCDYRAEDLHLEEGYPVFTAVHGDRSVRVRLQVMGSHMVSNAMAALAVADTYGLSMEKAALALGQFKGYKGRQQIFQWGGVTVIDDSYNASPVSMKAGLEVLASVKGEGRRIAVLADMKELGLEAVRFHEEIGAYIGEHPLDMVLLLGELASCIGSGMDAARAVTPHIEMDRLAQVEEWLDEHIKEGDCILFKGSNSMKLSEAVRHLKEARA; this is encoded by the coding sequence ATGACAGGAATAACGGTTAAGGAACTGCTTGAGGCGACAGGAGGAAACCTTCTGCTGGGGCAGGAGGATCAGCATGCGGGACACATCAGCCTGGATTCCAGAAAAATGGAGGGGGATGACCTGTTTGTACCCATTGTGGGTGAACGGGTGGACGCCCACCGCTTTCTCTGCCAGGCAATTGCCAGCGGGGCCGCGGCAGTATTTACCAGTGAACATCACTGCTGGGAGGATGTTAAAGCCTCTGTCCGGCAACAGTGCGGGGGAAACAGGGAGCAGGAGAAGAAAGCCCTTGGGGCCGCGTGGATTGAGGTGCCTGACACGAAAAAGGCCCTTCAGGACCTGGGAAGCTTTTGCAGGAAACGCCTTACCCTGCCGCTGGTGGGAATCACGGGAAGCGTGGGAAAGACCACTACCAGGGAAATGATAGCGGAGGCCCTGAGCGCCGGATTCCTGGTGTATAAGACTCCGGGCAACAGCAACAGCCAGGTGGGAGTGCCCATTACCATAGCGGAGATCCCGCAGTCTGCTGAGATTGGCGTCATTGAGCTGGGAATGAGCGAACCGGGAGAGATGGAGCGCATTGCCAGGGTTGCCAGGGTGGACTGTGCCGTCATGACCAACATAGGGGTGGCCCACATTGAACAGCTGGGCTCCCAGGAACACATTCTGGAGGAGAAGCTGCATATCCAGGACGGGATGCCGGCAGAGGGCATATTATTCTTAAACGGCGACGATCCCCTTCTGGCCTCAGTGGTTCCGAAGGAGGGCAGAAAGAGGGTACTCTACGGACTGGGCCGGGACTGTGACTACAGGGCGGAGGATCTGCACCTGGAAGAAGGCTATCCCGTGTTCACGGCGGTTCACGGGGACAGAAGCGTCCGGGTGCGTCTCCAGGTTATGGGAAGCCACATGGTGAGCAATGCCATGGCAGCCCTGGCAGTGGCGGATACATACGGGCTTTCCATGGAGAAGGCGGCTCTTGCCCTGGGACAGTTTAAGGGCTATAAGGGACGCCAGCAGATATTTCAGTGGGGCGGCGTCACTGTCATTGACGACAGCTACAATGCCAGCCCGGTGTCCATGAAGGCCGGACTGGAGGTGCTGGCCAGCGTGAAGGGAGAAGGACGAAGGATTGCGGTCTTAGCCGATATGAAGGAGCTGGGCCTGGAAGCCGTCAGGTTCCATGAGGAAATCGGCGCCTACATAGGAGAACATCCCCTGGACATGGTCCTTTTGCTTGGAGAGCTGGCATCCTGCATTGGCAGCGGAATGGATGCAGCCCGCGCAGTGACGCCCCATATTGAAATGGACCGTTTGGCCCAGGTAGAAGAGTGGCTGGATGAGCACATTAAGGAGGGCGACTGCATTCTTTTTAAAGGGTCCAACAGCATGAAGCTGTCCGAGGCAGTGAGGCATCTGAAGGAAGCCAGGGCATGA